The following is a genomic window from Mustela erminea isolate mMusErm1 chromosome 2, mMusErm1.Pri, whole genome shotgun sequence.
ACTGTTACTGTTTTATATGGATGTGGTCAATTTTCTTTTGATATCATAACCCAGAGGAGTTGGATGATGGATTTTTAGGGGACATGTTTTATCCTCAGGTGATCAGAGGACCTTTCAAAATGACCACCATGTACACTACCTCAGCCATAGTGATCCTCCCCACCAGAGGAATGCCACTGACACATGCCTGCCACGTGGAGGCGGGTGCCAGTACGTGGGGGACAGTGGAGAGGTCAAGAGGTTGCATCTGTCCCTACTTGTAGTTACAGGAGCACTTTATAATTTCAGAATCATAGGATTCTACAAAAGACTATGTCTTATAATAATAGCAAGTATCTTCTAATGTCATCTTACCCAAATCTGTCACCACCCAATTTATAGATGGGCAAGAGGGACAGTGGGAGTTAACAGATCTGCTGAAGTTATATAGCTCAAGTGACCACAAATTCTACACTCTTCTGAATCCTGATCTAATGTTATCATGACAGCTCACGTATAGAACCGTGGAGAATGAAATAATCTAAAGGTGCTCTTGGTGCCATCTTTGCTAAATGGTTTCTGTTATTATTTGTCTAAATTTTAATTATGCCGaaattactttctaaaaattCGTGAAAAATCAAAGTATCGGACTGTTAATGTTATCAAAACAGTTGCTTCTTTTGTCTCCTTGATACCAAATAAAGTCCTAACTGGTGGTTtctagattgctttagatagacATTAAAATCATTATCTTGCTAATATTCAAGCAAATGGAAAATACTTGGGATATCCCAATTTTGTACTTAAAAtagatgcttatttttaaaataaatgtaatatattttaggCTGTTGAGAACAATCTGTTGAATCCTTGTTGAGCTACAGTGTTTGACTTtgtctattcctttttttttttttttttgcttattcttttaaaacaagtcTGTTGGAACTCTCAACAATCATGACACCTGGCTCCAAATCAGCGTCCGAAAGCAAACTGTATCTCTAATGCCACAGTAACTTTGAAGATACGCAGCATGTTATCTTAACTATTACAACGAAGGTTGATTCTGGTGCCAAATTATATAAGGGCGCAGTttttgaacagaataaaaattgaaTACACCGTGGTAGCTGCTTGGGAAAATGAACAGTATATAATctaatatctttaattttatgtACATGAATATAATGTATGTCAACTTTGTACATGAGATACATACagtatttaaacattttactcaACAGATAAGAATTTACAATAGCAATATAATTGACTAGAGGGCCGTCCACTTAATTATATACTTAGATTAGATCTGTACTTTAACAGGAAAAGAATTTAATAGTTTACAATCATAGAAACACTGACATTTAAAACAagactttataaaataatttatatatatcctAGCATCTATAGAGAGGAATGATTTGCATTTGTGGATGTGTGCAATGAatggcatattttaaattttcaggtaataaaataatttagaagcaGTTCATGCAGTGGTCAAAGCAAGGGATGTCAGTTCCTTCCAGATGCCCTCTCTGACAGCAACGGGCAGCAGACACACACTAGGTACCACTGAGGTACACTAGAACAAGACTCCTCAACAGATACTCCTATAAACACCAATATACACAAGTTGATATCCTTCCGTCCACAGTCCAAGGACTGGTCACCACTTCTCTCAGTCGTGGGAGTAGTCAGTTTATGCTTAAAGTGATTCCATGTCTCTCCTGCAGGTCTATGTAACAGCATCTCGCCGTACGAGGTAACTAACAGAACTTCCTGGTTTTCACGACTTTACTCTGGTACTTCACCGAGTGGCCCCCGTGTCCTATGACATACACATCCAGCAGGTAAGACTTTCCGGGCAGAAGCCCCTTAATTGTTTCCGTGGTCACTGCCTTCTGTAGGTTTTGACTGTGGAAATATTTACAGAGGACTTTTTCCGATTTCTTCCTCGTGTCTGGTCCTAGGCATTGGttttgctctcttctcttctggtCTTCATTGTAGCTCTCGTCCACTTCCTTTTTGTAGATGCAGAACTTGTTCCTCTCCTGAGTGCCCAGCCAGGCCACGGTGGCCGAGGAGCAGGTGCGGAGCTTGTCGAAGGCTTTGATTCTCGTGTCttcaggaagagaggggaagggctGCTTGCTCGGCCTCGTGGTGGCCAGGATCTTCAACATCGACGCCCCTTTCTTGTGTCCTTTCAGTCGGATGACATACTTCGCTTTGGGCTTTCCTCGAAGCTGAAACTGCCGGATGCCTTCCACATTCTGAGACAGGAGAAGTTTCCCATCCCTTCTCACTTGGATCTGAATAGCGTCCAGACAGGAGTGAATAAATAGAGTGACTTTTTGGTGAGAAGAGACCGGCGCAAAGCGTAAAAACTTCGCTCCCTTCCGTTTGACGAATACATCTGACACTTTCCCGTCTTTGAGCTCAACTGTCTTCTGTTTCGCTTCCTCCTTGGTCCTGGCGAAGGTGCCCACGTACGCGGTACTcgtgttgctgttgctgttggcCACGAAGACATCGAAGTAGTACTGCGTGTCGGGCTTCAGGTCCGAGACAGTGAAGATGTTCTTGTTCCCGATGCAGATTTTCTGAATGTCGACCTTGGGCCTCCAGTACACATGCCGCCCCAGTTTTGGGGCAGGCTTTGCTAGGAAGCTGCGTTCTTTACCCGGATTCTCTGAAGGAAACCCGAAATGGGCAAAGTCAAAGGGGCTGAAGTCCAGACCGGGTTTTGGAGCCATCATAAAAGCGTCGTCTGCACTCAGTTTGGCTTCTACCGCACAGAGACTTTTGAAATTGTGCTCCTTGTTGATGACCACACAGTACTGAATGGGTTGTTTCAGCAAGGAGGCCGTGGGGCTCGGTTTCCAGGCCAGAGTGACTGTGGTGCGTCCCAGGGAGGTCACATCCACCCTTGGATCATACGGTAATTCGGGGTAGGGCTGATCAGATTCAGGGGTTGTGGTGGCGTAGACTTTGAAATGCgtgtctttctctgttgaaaGCAGCTCCAACTGGTATAAACCAGATGGAGAACTAGAAGAGATGAAATACTCCACATCATTGCCTTTGTAGGAGAATAATTCCGTGCCTTCCTCATGAACGAtctgctgcctctgctgctccagAGGCTCCGGCTCACCTAGAAGACAGGAGAGAAACACAAGCTGCGGGTCAGGGTATGCACTGTGGCGTGCCAACCTTAGATTCTGTTTTTAAGACGATCTTCTTTTTGCgctgttataaaaataataatgtcgggtgtgcctgggtggcttggtcagtgaAGCCTCCCACTCTTgagttctgctcaggtcatgatctcagggttgtgggactgagcccccaggtcaggctctgtgctcagcagagtctgcttgggactctctcttcctctccctttgaccctctcctgacttgctctctctctctctaaaataaatacatcaatcaatcttaaaaaaaaattatgatgttcCCAGTAGGTAATTGGGAAATAGagggaaagaacaagataaaaaaaatcatccattaATTCATGATCCCAAGACAATCcttcattaatattttgattCATTGCCACTCAGTCCTTTACATGTTTTTATGCAATtgatattattctttttcatcGTTCTCTATAGCTTAATAACACTTATTCTCATACATATATGTTCCCAAATGAACCTCCATTTTGAATCCTGTCTTCctcacttaaaattattattttataataaataaaattattattttgtaatgttttagtttataaaataaattattattttacaataaaatttataataaaataattttgtaaaaagtagtattttcataaatatataaataataccgTTGGTCAATTTTTGACCATTTAAGATAGTgccatgtatatatacatggcactatatatgtatatatatatgtgtgtgtgtgtgtatgtatatgtatatgtgtatatatctatatctgtctttctatatatacacacacccacacacatacatgttggcttttctgaatttaaatttaggCTTCAGAATTGACTGTAATTACTGAAAGTCTTAGGTCAAAGACTGTAAGCCTTTGAAAGATTAATTCCTACCATCAATCTGCTTATCAAAAGGATTTGATTGCATTTTGATTGCAATTTGATTGCATTTTGATGGCCAGCTATTTCACTAGTTTTATTCTTGTTACCAGGACTGGACAGTCTCTCATTAAAACATAGAATATGAAGTACCAGTAAGAGGACCTAATTTTCAGTGTGGAGAACATATGCCTAGGAATAATAGAAGGAAAGTATTGAAACCAAACtaattttttctatctttttattcttaatatcaGATACCACATAGACACCAGATAAGCTTAGACACCAAGACCTGGTGAAGGATTGGGTAGCCAGTGTGGGAATGCACCCTGTTCAGCTTATTACTGCAAATTGAATGAGGGATGTAGAATTTCACAGTCCCAAACCAGTAGATGATTTCATGCCGTTATTTATTCTCTATCTCCCATGATGACATACTTTCCTAGTTACAACTCTCTGTCATCTCATCGCTATGAGCAGCACATCTAGCTTGCATCCTTTGTGTGGCACCAGTCACAAAGACTTCACCTTTATGCTGTGATGCCTTCACCCCTTGAAGGAAGCAGGTCACCCCAGAGCCTCATACGGATTCTTCTCACTTCCCTGTATCTTGGTATTTGCTTTCCACAATCTGTATCTTCCTTAAATGCCTAACATACCCCTCCTACTGACTTTCTTGTCATCCTGGCCTTTCAATGGCGCTCAAAGCCTTTTTACTCCTCTTTTCGGTGCCACCATTTACTCCCCAGAGATCTTGGCTGCATACCAGAATCACCTAGGGGGAGATTTTAATAGTCCCAATGTCCAGATCATACTCCAggacaattaaataaaaacctttaaggGTGGAATCCAGGCATCAGTTGTTTTAAAGCGCCCAGTGCTGATTCCAATCTTTGGGTGAGATTGCAAACCACAGCTAGAGAGGCTAGTCCAAACCTTTCCATTTTCCTCACCCCTTCAGGCTCCAAGTCTGTCTCTCTTAACTGTCAAGTGGTTTTGACAGTGTCAAGATCACGTCTTTCAGTGCCATCCCCACTGCAAAATCTCCAGCGTCTTCCCCTATGCATCCATGCTGCTTTTTCTTATAGACAGAAGGCTATGTCATGGGTCTTTTAGTTATCCATTCAGGGGTCCAGGGCCAGTCTTAACATGCTGCTTACCTGAGCCTTCCCCGCTTGTGTCCTCTGGCAGCTCTTGGAGACTCAGTTTCCATTCTAAAGGTGCATCACAGGGAGTCACTGTGACTGATAATGGAGTATTGTCTTCTTCAACCACAAAGAAATACCTGTGGGGAAGTGGACCAGTTGAGACTGAGATCATTGGTTCTAGAACTTATCAAGAGTCCCTGGAAAAATCACTGGTTTTCTTCTTATTCACTTAACAGACCTACTCTGACCCCTTATGGAAAATACCACCTTCCCCATGAAGCTCTCTTTCACACTTCATTTGTCTTCAAAGCACTTATCACTACCTGacatattacatatttctttgtttacctctttatttttccatctcctctaACTAGAATGAAAGATGTAATAGGGCCGGGCATTTGGTTCATTGCTGAAGACTTAGAGACTAAAGTAATtcccaataaatacttgttgaatgaattgaTGAGTAAGTTTAGACTTTAGCGTTTTGGGGAGAAGTCCTTAATTGTTCGCAGAATCTAAAACTTCCTCAGTGGTGGGGCCCCTGCCTACCTCACTGGCCTTTCATCTCCTGTGCTTGAACCACATGGGGCTCTCCTAGTTTCCTAGAATCTGCCCTGTGTTGGAACCTCTGGGATGTTGTTTCATATGCCTGAAATGCACCCCTTTGCCCTTACTCATGTCACCTCTGAATTCAGGGCTGCCTTTTCTGACTCCTAATTCTGGGTCAGGTTCTCGTGCACCCTTAGTATCTTGTACTTTTCACCTGGGGTGCTTATTGAAATTTGTgactatatatttgtattatttgattGTCATTTTCTCAACAAAGGTCCACTTAGGGTTCATTTGCCATGTCATTGAAGTCCCAGCATTTAGTACTGATTTCTACATGTAGTAAgtacttggtaaatatttttgaatgatcAATTATGAAATTAATGAATAGAACCCAAGAATTCTAACACCAACCCTATTGTTCCAGCTCCAGGAGCCTTACACCTCAAGTCTGTTTCTACCTAAAGATACCGAATCTGAATGGCACTATCAGTATTTTCTCCACTCACcattcaaatataaattaaaagaaggagggtgggggtcaGGCAGTAGGAAGACAAGACtctataaaagtaaaaacaacttgttcataaaataataaagtttgatGTCATCTAGACAAAATAACTGTCTGTACTATTTACTGGGTGGGAAGGTATAAGTATCATAAGCATCTTTCAAGACCGGTGTCAGATGGCTTAATTTTCCAATTCAATCTACTTATGGAGAGTAGAATTTTGTTCCTTTGGCCAGGCTGCGTTGGATATATTAACAATACACACACAACTGAACCCATCTCTGTTACAAAGAAATAGgtacaacaaaatattttgtttggcaTCATGTAAGTAAAAAAGTGTTCAAAACTTCTAGGGTTCCGTTTTTATGTTGGTAGCAGAGCCAACTGCTGAAGCAGAAATCAATGTGTCAGTTCATCTTCTACCTTCTGTTCTCCTTTCAGACAAGGAAGTAGCTTATTTCCCAAAGTAACTGTGTTTTACTAACTTACATACAGGCCACAGGCAACCAATGACAAAACAATTCTTGCATTCCACAAGGTACTcattatacatataaaacagCAGGGAGTCCCTCTAACTCAACGTTTTCATATGGAAGCACTTACGATTAGGGATAAAAGATAATCTGAATAAACTTTAacaatttgacaaatatttgttggctACCATACCCAGAGTACGGAAGAGAACAGCAATCAGAGATAATAGGGCATGATCTATGTGCTCCAGATTATTTACTGGCTGGTGAGGCAGACAGAAATGCAATGAACAACTAAGAAAACATGGCCCCAAATTATAATGCCAAAACTGAGGGATAAAAACTCCATGAACCATTTAGCTTTTGGAATTGATGTGTAAACATAAGAATAATCAATGAAAAAAGCTATCCACTGCCGCTAAATTTTATCTGGAATTTCACCATTAGTTGTAATATCAACAATGTCTATGAGTGCCTCCCATTGCGTATTTCACTCCTAGAAATGATGTTTCTATTGTTGCTGTAACTCTCAACTCAAGGTGAGGTAACATTTCATCCCAATGTAGGTATCAAAGCCCCTGATCATTAtttgtggggagaaaaaagtcaagaaagaataaacaagtatgtatcattttttaaGGTCAAAATATTTAGGACCATTATGTGAGCCCAATTTGCTGAGTAAAGGTAAATGAACTGAATATTGTTCAaagaaatattatcttttttttttttttaatttaagtaggctccacacccagcatggagtccagtaCAGGGCTAGAGCTCACGACCTTGAGACCAAGACCtaagctgatatcaagagtcggatgcttaaccaactgagccactcaggcaccccagaaatattATCCTTATAATACAATGTAAATTCTTGAGGAATCAtgtattcatttaatttcatattttttagctGCTTAAGctcttttttattgagatacaactgaaatatattaatttcaaatgAACAAAGTTATGATTTATGTATATGctgtgaaatgatcatcacagtGAATCTACTTCCCCCTTGTAACCATAAAAAGTTACATAATATGCAATATAATATTGctgactatagtcaccatgctgtacattacatcccctcattttctttggattaatactcagaagtggaattgctggatcatatgatagttctatttatagatttttgaggACCtattactgttttccataatggttgtatcaatttgcatttccatcaacacTGCACGAGgattcctgtttctccacattcttgccaatatttgttatctcttgtctttttggtaatagtcattctgatgggtgtgaggtggcatctcattgcgattttgctttgcatttgcctgatgatgagtgatattgagcatcttttcatgtacctcttggccatatgtatgccttctttggaaaaggtctattcatatcctctgcccatttttaaagcaGATGAGTTGTGTTTTTAAGttgtatacattctttatataatttggattttaaccccttattagatgtatgacttgcaaatatcttctcctattcagtaggttgcattttattttgttaatgatttccttcactatgcaaaaGTTTCTTggcttgatgtagtcccacttgtttatttttgcttttgttgccctttcCTTTGGAGACCGAttcaaaaccaaccaaccaaccaacccactCACCCAAACCAaccgagaaaaaaaaaaaaaagaacccagaacaCTGCTAAGACCAATATCAAGGAGCTTACTACCTGTGTTTGTTTAGTGGTCTCGTTTCATTCTTGGGcacatggctgtccagttttcccaagaagATTGTTTTAAACAAACTGTCCttctcccattgtatattcttgactcctttgtcatGAGTTAATTGACCATGTGTTCATGGTTTATTGCCAGGCTGTCTTTTCTGCTCCATGGATCCATGTATCTGcctttatgccaataccatactgttttgattcctATACCTTTGTAGTACAGTTCGAAATCAGGAAACATAGTATCTCTagctttgtccttctttctcaagattgctttggttttcAGGGATTTTGTGGGTGcagacaaattttagaattatttgttctagttctgtgaaaaacgtCATTGaagttttgatagggatttcacgGAATCTAtagtttgctttgggtagtatggacattttgacaatattaattcttccaattcatgaacacaaagtatctttccatttatttgtgtcttcttcactttctttcatcaatgtcagTTTTCAGTATACAGGTCTTCTACCTCctgggttaaatttattcctaggtattctgttctttttgatgcaactGTAAACAGgattgttttcattaatttctctttctggtagttTATTATTggtgtattaaaaaaacaatagatttttgtatattgatttctgtatcctgcaaatttaataaatttttttattagttacaacagttttttggtgggagcttcagggttttctatatataaaatcatgttgcCTGAaaacagtgacagttttacttctctctttccaaTCTGAACAccttttatatcattttctttctaattggTTGGGCTAGGACTCCCAATACCATGACACTTATCAGTGGCAAGTGTGGGTATCCTTGTCCTGTCCTTGATCCTAGAGGATAAGCTTTCttcttttcaccattgagtgtcATATTAGCTAtaggcttgtcatatatggcctttatcacATGGGGATACATTCCCTCTATACCTGCTTTGTggaaagtttttatcataaacagatgttgaatttaccaaatgctttttctgcatctattgagatgattgtgtgatttttatccttcatttggTTAATGtgatatcacatttattgattcgTGGatattgaatcatccttgcatccctggaataaatccaagTTGATGGTGGTGTATGATCCTTTGAATGTATTATTTGAATTTggtctgctaatattttgttgaggagtttTGCAGCTATGCTCATtagggatattgacctgtaatttttgtttgtttgtttgtttgtggtgtCCTCATATCTAGTTTCAGTGTCAGTGTAGTGTTGGGCTCATAAAATGAGGCCacaattttctgaaatattttgagGAGGATAGGCATTAgatcttctttgaatatttagtagaattcactagtgaagccacctggtcctggacttttgtttgttgggactAGCAATCTTCTTGttagtaattggtctattcatattttctattttctcatgaCTCAGTCTTAAGGAGTATATGTTTTTGAGGATTTATCCacttttttcctggtttgtccAATTTATTGACATATAGTTCTTCCTATTAATTTCATAGTAGGTCCTTTGTATCTTTTTGGTATCAATTATAACTTactctcatttatttctgattttgagtcctttttatttttttcttagtgagtggagctaaaagtttatcaattccgtttatcttttcaaagaggaagctcttagtttcattgatttttttcctattgtctCTTTagtctttatcttatttatttccactttgaagtttattattttctttctccttttaactATGGGATTCACTTATTCCTAttttcctagttcctttaggtataaaatttaaattatttgagatttttctgatttcttgagCCAGTCCTATATCATTAAAAACTTCCCTCTTacaactgcttttgctgtgtcccataaaTTTTGGTGTGTGACTTTCAcactttcatttgtctcaagttttttttttttttttttttcattgacctattggttgttcagtagcatgtttttaaatctccacatatttgtgattgATTTTTGGTTTCATACAATTATGTTCTAAAAGATGTTTGGTGaaatttcaatcttcttaaatttattgagactttttttttttgtcctaacaTATGATcgatcctggagaatgttctatgtgcacttgagaaaaatttatattctgttgcttatgggtggaatgttctgtatatatctagtAAATGGTCTAATGTTTCATTTAAGGCCATGTTTCCACATTGATATTAATATTCTGTCTGGATGAAACATCCATTGATGAATATGGGGTACTAAGTCCGCCTACTATAGTTGTATTGctctcaatttctccctttaagtCTGTTAATACTTGTTTATATGTTTAGGTGCTCCTAATCTATATTGGGTATATAAATACCtacaaatgttaataaaatttaaaaaatatatttacaaatgttttatctTCTCGCTGGATTGACCCCTgaatcattatgtaatgcccgtctttgtcttttattatagtcttttgttttaaaatctattttgtctaatataatAGCTACCCCaactttttttggtttctatttgcatggaacatcttttcctagcccttttattttcaatctgtGTGAGTCCTTACATCTAAAGTGAATCTCTTGTCAGGGAGCATATGGAAttaaatccattcagccactcgatgccttttgattggagaatttagtccatttatgtttaaattatagGTAGGTATATACTGCTGCTGCCATTTTGTTAATCATTTTAtccttccattctgttttctctttctgttgctttcttcTCTTGTGGTTTGAttgctttctttagtgttatgtttagaTTCCATTCTCATTATCTTTTTGTATATGccataggtttttgctttgttgtcACCATGAGACTTACAAATATAagcctatatgtatatataccagtCTATTTTAATTTGGTAACAAGTTAAGTATGAACACATTCTGAAACCTTATATTTTTACTTCCCAGTTCCACATTTATACTTCTGGTGTCACATTTTACATCATTTTGTGTATATACTCCAACTAATTgtagttttagttatttttttttttttttactacttttgccTTTTAATCTTCATGCTAACCTTATAAGTGATTAGTTCACTACCTTTAAtacatatttacctttaccagggaaatttttactttcatatgttttcttggTATTGGTTAGTCCCCCCCCTTTTCAACTTAAGacatctttttaacatttctgacaaggctggtttagtggtggtgaactcctttagtttttgcttgtctggaaaactcttcaTCTTTCTTTAATTCTGAAAATCTTGCTAGGTGAGTAGTCATGGTTGGAGGTTTTTTtgctttcagcactttgaatatatcatgtcactcttttctggcctgcaaaatttctgctgaaaaatctgctgatcaTCTTGTGGAGGTTCCCTTATTTGTAACAAGTTTTCCTCTTGGttataagattttctatttatctttgaattttgacattttaatgtaatatatctTAGGGTGGATCTCTTTAGGTTCATCTTATTTTGAACTCTAGGCTTCCTGAACGAGGATATATGTTTCATCCTCCAGGTTAGGGTCTCTTTCTGGGACCTTTAATATGCAAATGTTACTCCGCCTGATGTTGTcctgtatgttttttaaatgatcttcattttttcagattattttttctttttcctgctctctTTGGGTGAGTTGCACTGCCCTGTCTTCTGGGTTACTGATCCTTTCTCGTGCTTTATATAATTTGTTGATGAACCCCTATAATGTATATTTCAGTTTGGTTACTGTCTTTTTAAGATCTATGACTTCTGTCTGGTAatgctttcttatattttctgtctctttgttgaaattcCCTCTGTGTTCACCTATTCTTCCCCCAAGATTGCTGAGCATCTTTGTGACCACTACGTT
Proteins encoded in this region:
- the NDNF gene encoding protein NDNF, with the protein product MVPLHWCLLWLLLPLSSRTQKLPTRDEELFQMQIRDKAFFHDSSVIPDGAEISSYLFRDTPKRYFFVVEEDNTPLSVTVTPCDAPLEWKLSLQELPEDTSGEGSGEPEPLEQQRQQIVHEEGTELFSYKGNDVEYFISSSSPSGLYQLELLSTEKDTHFKVYATTTPESDQPYPELPYDPRVDVTSLGRTTVTLAWKPSPTASLLKQPIQYCVVINKEHNFKSLCAVEAKLSADDAFMMAPKPGLDFSPFDFAHFGFPSENPGKERSFLAKPAPKLGRHVYWRPKVDIQKICIGNKNIFTVSDLKPDTQYYFDVFVANSNSNTSTAYVGTFARTKEEAKQKTVELKDGKVSDVFVKRKGAKFLRFAPVSSHQKVTLFIHSCLDAIQIQVRRDGKLLLSQNVEGIRQFQLRGKPKAKYVIRLKGHKKGASMLKILATTRPSKQPFPSLPEDTRIKAFDKLRTCSSATVAWLGTQERNKFCIYKKEVDESYNEDQKRREQNQCLGPDTRKKSEKVLCKYFHSQNLQKAVTTETIKGLLPGKSYLLDVYVIGHGGHSVKYQSKVVKTRKFC